CAAACAACAAGCCACGGATGTTACGGATCAACACGGATGGATGACCACACCGTCTTCCGATCCGTGTTGATCCGCGACATCCGTGGCTTCTTCCCGCATTGCGCCATTGCGTGAGGTCAAAAGCTCACACCCCCACCGCCTCCATCGCTTTGAGATGGTTGAGCACCTGGTCGACCTCGTCCTCGGTGTTGAAGTACCCGAAGCCGAAGCGGATCGTGCCCGGGCCCGGCAGGGTGCCGATCGTCTCGTGCGCGAGCGGCGAGCAGTGGTACCCGGCCCGTGTCGCGACCTCGTGCTTCTCGGACAAGTACGCCGCGACATCCTTCGGGTCGCGCCCCTTAAAGTTGCAAGAAACCACCGCGACTTTCTGGTCGCAGTCTTTCGTGCCGTAGACATGCGCGCCCGGCACGTCGTCGAGCCCATCGATGAAGCGCAGCGTCAGCGCCATCTCGTGCTTGCGGACTTTCGTGACGCCGTTCTCTTCGAGCCACTTCACGCCCGCCGCGAGGCCCGCGATGCCGATGGCGTTGTGCGTGCCGACCTCGAACTCGCTGGGCATCTTGCCCGACATCGGGTGCCGGCCCGAGTCCTTGCCCGTCCCGCCCACCGCGAACGGCGCGAGCTGTACACCTTCCTTCACATACAGCCCGCCGATGCCCGTCGGGCCGTACATCCCCTTGTGCCCGGCGAAGACCATGAGGTCGGGGTCCAGGTCGCGGACCTTGAAGTCGATGATCCCCGCCGACTGGGCCGCATCCAGCAGCAGCGTCGTCCCGTACCGCTTGCACAGCGCGGTCAGCTCGGCGTACGGCAAGATCTCGCCTGTCACGTTCGCCGCCATCGTGCAGATGACGACGCGGATGTTGCCTTCCTTGATCTTCGCTTCGATGTAGTCGAGGTCGAGCGGGCTGCCGACCTGGTAGGGCGAGACGTGGAACGAGATGTCGCGCCGCTCGGCCACCAGCCGGATTGCGCGGGAGGAGGCGTGGTGTTCGAGCCCGGAGATAATCGCCGCGTCGCCGTGCTCCCAGGCGAGCCCCTGGATCGCGGCGTTGGTGGCGTACGTGCAGCCGGGCATCATGGCGAAGCGCGACGGGTTGTCGATGCCGAGGAAACCGGCGATGGTCTTGCGGGCGTCTTCCATCGCGTTGGCCGTGTCGTCACCTTCGGCCGAGTGCGTTCGGCCGGGGGTCGACATGTTCCGCACCGCGTCGTCGATCGCCTTGCACACCGGCTCGGGCTTGGGCCAGGTCGTCGCGGCATTATTCAGATAGATCACGCATTGCTCCTTCGCTCGGCCGCGCGTGTTGGCGGGCCTTGGGGGGCGGGGTATCGTACCAAGTGTTTCCCCCAAAGCGTGCCCCCTGTTCAGGGGCCGGGCCAGCCAAATACCACGCCATTTCCACCGGAGCCGCCGGGGTGCAGACGATCAGCCAGGACCCATACGAGACGCTCATCGACGCCGCCACCGTCCTCTCCCAGGACGCCCACGGCCCCAAGGTCTACGCGCTCGCCGACGGCACCGTCCTCAAGCTCTTCCGCCACAAACGCCTGCTCTCCAGCTCCCGCGTCTGGCCCTACGCCAAACGCTTCGAGCTCGCCGCCAAAGCGCTCGCCAAGCGCGGCATCCCCTGCGTCCAAGTCATCAAGGTCGCCCGCGTCCCGCACCTCAAACGCGACATGGTCGTCTACACCTACCTCGCCGGCGAGACCCTCCGCGCCATGCTCGTCGACGCGATGGCAGCCAACGACACCGCCGCCCGCGACGCGCTGCTCGAGCAGCACGCCGCCTTCCTCGCCAAGCTCCACCAAGCGCGCATCTACTTCCGCGCTGTCCACTTCAACAACGTCATCGTCACCCCCGACAACACCCTCGGCCTCATCGATATCTCCGAGGTCTGGCCCTTCCCCTTCCCCCTTAACCCCCTCCAGCGCGCCCGAAACCTCCGCCCCATGCTCAAGTACGACGAAGACCGCGCCGCCCTCACCGGCTACGGCCTCAAACGCTTCGTCAACGACTACCTCACCCACGCCCAGCTCACCCCCCCGAGCAAACTCCTCTTCAACGCCTGGGTCGCCGGCTTCCACCGCGGCAAGGCGTAGGCCGGGCCGGATTGAAAAAAACCGCCAGCCGCATGAAAGGTCTGTCCAGCCGGCTGCGGTATGCCCGTAGAGGCCCATATCCCTCTTCCTGGGCCCTAGGCCCTGGCACCTAACCGCTACCTCATGTCCGTCACCCCCGAAACCATCCTGAAGCTGATGCTCCGCGAGCGGATCCGCCTTGTGGCCTACATCACCACGATCGTCGGGGACCGGCACCACGCCGAGGATTTGTTCCAAGACCTCTCGGTCGAGGCGTTGAAGAAGGCCGAGACGATCAACGACGAAGACCACCTCCTGGGCTGGCTCCGTACCGGTGCCCGGTTCCGCGCGATCGACCACCTACGTCGGCAGGCGGCCCGGCCGCTGTCGTTCTCGCCCGAACTGGCCCAGAAGCTTGACGCCGCGTGGGAAGCCGCCCCGCGGGATGACGCGACCGACCAGATCGATGCGCTTCGGGATTGCCTCGATGAGCTGACACCGCGTGCGAAGAAGATGGTCGAGCTGCGTTATCAGGACGGCCTCACCGGCACCGAGCTGGCCGAACGCGTGAAACGGACACCCAACGCCGTGTACATCGCTATCGCGGATCCATAAAGCCCTGGGCGAGTGCGTGAAGCACCGGCTTGGCCGAACGAACAACGAAGGGGGGCGAGTATGAGCGACGCCGCCACCCCTCCCCCTGCGGGCCCGCTGTCCGAGGACGCCTTTCGTGCGCTGTGCCTGCGGTACCACGCCGGTGAGATTGACGCCCGTGGGTTTGAGGAGTTGTGCGCCGAGCTGGACGCCAGCGACGAACGCCGGGCGGTTTTTGTCGAGACCGCGATGCAGGCCGAGGCGATGCACCAGGTCTACGACCACGCCGCCGCCGAGCAGACCGCGGCCGAGCTCGGCATCGCGGACGACGATGAATTTGACATCATGAGCGAGGTGGTCGCGTCCGCACTTGCAGAGCGCAGAAAGCATGAGCTGGAAGATGAGGCCAACCGCCAACTCGCAGCGCAGCTGGCGGAGGACGCCCGCAACCGGCGGTTTGAGTTGCGGCGTAACGCGGCCCCCGAGCCCGTGAAGCGGGTGGTCGTGATGCCCAAGGCCGTGGTCTGGCTTGGAGCTGCTGCTGTTCTTGGGTTGCTTGCGACCGTGATCACACTGTTGAATCCGTCGACGCCCTCCAACACGCCGTCCAGGGCGGACTCTGAGCGCACGCCCACCTCACGCTCCACCGCGCCCCCGGTGCTGGCGACCCTTGTCTATTCCCTGGACGCACGCTGGGCGGACGACGCCGACGCATGGAGCGGCCGTCTGGGGCTGCGGCAAGGTGAGCACCGCTTGGCTGAAGGGCTGGTCGAGATCGAGCTGGCCGATGGCGTCCGGGTAGTCCTCGAAGCCCCTGTCGCTTTTACGCTGACAGGGACCAACGCGATGGAACTGGCCCAAGGCCGGCTCGTTGCCCATGTCCCGCCGTCGGGCTACGGATTTTCGGTCGATACACCCACGGCCCGGATCGTGGACTACGGCACGGAGTTTGGGGTCGAAACCGATGGCTATCGCGCGACGCAGGTCCATGTGTTCCGTGGCGAGGTCCGTGCGGCGTCCCGTGTCGAGGGCGTGGTGGTTGGGGAGCCCCGGCCGGTCATGGCTCAGCAGGCTGCGGTGATCGACGCCGGGGGGGCGTCGATCACCCTTGTTGATTTTGATGAGGCGTCGTTTGAACGGCGGGTCGCGAAGCGGCTCGATTTGGCGGACATGATCGTCGGCGGCGACGGAACCACCGGCCGCCGCGACATCGGCATCCACCCGCTGACGGGCGCAATCGCCCGCGGGATCGGCTCGGCCCCCAACGCCATGATCATGCTCGGCACCGGGGAGGCCCGCCCGGTCCCGGGCAGCCCATTTGTCGCCCGCGTCTTCATCCCCAGCACACACGGCTCTCTCTCCGGCCTGCCGGCAGGCCTTGATCTGCCCGGCCTGCCAAGAACCAACGGGGTCGGCTTCGGGCTGCTGTGGTGTGGCGAACAACTCCCCGCCGAATCGCCCAACCCGGCAACGCCGGTCACAAACAACATTGTCGGCTACGATTTCGACGGCCCCGACCACCAGTCACTCATCATGCACGCCAACGTCGGCCTCGTGATCGACCTTGACGCGATCCGCGACGCCAATCCCGGCATGCGTATCGCCAGCGTTTCAGCCGTGATTGGGAATACGGCCGGGCAAAACCCCGCAGACCCGGCCTTGCCGCTCCGGACCGAGTTCTTGGTCTTACTGGACAATGACCTTGTGGCCCACGAACGCTTCGCTTCAACCGACCCGGCGAGACGACACGCCGCCGAGTTGGACATCGAGATCGCCCAAGGACAACGTTACCTCACGCTGGTTAGTGCCGACGCCGGTGACCAGAACCACCGCGACTGGCTGGTCGTTGGCGACCCGATCATTTTTCTGGAACCGATCCCCTGATTTCTAACCCTGCCTGTGTTGGGCAGATTTTTCACCACTTCCTAACGGAGGAATTGACATGATGACTCGTACCCTTCTCGCTTCGCTCGTAGCCGTTGGCCTCGCCGGCGCATCCCACGCCGCAATCGTCACCTATACCGCAGGTGACATTAACGGTGGCGTATTGACCACGACGTCGTTTACCGACGGCGACATCACCCTGACCCCGTTTGTCAACGGCGTTCAAACCACCTTCAATGACAATGTCACGCGGCTTGGCATCGTCGGCGGCTCGAACAACAACGCCTTCACGGATCCTGACACTGATCCTGGCAACGGCAACGAAGAGACGCTGGAGTTCATCTTCTCGGCGACCTCCGGCCTGACCGGCTTCGACTGGGACTTTGCACGTGCAGATGGGCCCGGTGCCAACGACGGTGTGTTCATCTCCGGATTTACAGCCGACCCCGGTGCGACGCTCGGTGGCCCTGGCGCGGTATCGGCCAACCCCAACACTGTTTCCTACGACGCGGGTACCGGCACGCTTCAGATCGACATCACTGGAGCAAACTTCGGTGGTAACGTCGACTCGATCGCGTTCTCCAACCCCGGCGCCAGCGCTGGCCAGACCCTGACGCTTGTCGCGACCGACACGACTCAGTCCGGTGCTCAGTTACCAATCCGTTCAATCTCCTTCGAGAACCAGGTTCCCGAGCCCGGCTCGCTGGCCTTGCTGGGCCTCGGCGGCCTGATGATCGCACGCCGTCGTCGTGGCTAAATCTGTTCCTCCTTCAATCGGCCGGCCCTTTAGGGGGTCGGACGGTTTTTTGCAACGAAGACGAACCATGCTAAAAACAATGCTAAAACGCGGTTTTACTCTGATTGAATTGCTAGTCGTGATTTCAATCATCGCGCTGTTGATTGCGATCCTGCTGCCGGCACTCGGCATGGCACGAGCGTCGGCACGGGCGGCGGTGTGCATGAGCAACTTCCGCCAAATCGGGATTGCGCAGATGGTCTACGTCCAGGATTACCACTACTACCCGCCAAGTTGGGACTTGGCGACCGGCGAAGTCTATTGGATGGCATCGCTCCGTGAATATACCGAAGGCAGCGAGGACATCTTCTTCTGCCCAAGCGCGGTCGCCGAGGCCAAGTGGTCCAAGCAGCTGGGCTCGGGTCAGTCTGCCGAATGGGGGTATGTAGACGACGAGGTCCGGCAGCGCACCGGCCCGGGCAACTCTGACCCGTTCAGCTACGGGATGAACAACGGCGGCTCACACGACGGGTTCCTGCCCCCACTGGGTCTCAACCACAGCATCAATCAACCCTTTGTGTTGTTTGAAGAAACGGTGAGCCCGTCCGAGTTCATCTGCTATGGCGATACCTCCGTCGATGGCGTATACGACCATTTCATTGATGAAGACGTACCCGGCGAGTATCCCGACCCACGCCATGTCGGCGGCGTCTGCAACATTCTTTATGCCGACGGGCATGCCGCGCCCGAGCGGCAGGACGACCTGATCGACCCGACCAACTCATCCCCCGACATCCGACGCCGCTGGAACAACGATAACCAGCCGCACTAATCGCCCGTCCGTGAGCGATCTCGACTTCGAACCCTTTTGTAAAGAATGCACCATGCTGAAACGCGGATTCACACTCATCGAACTGCTCGTCGTCATCTCGATTATTGCGCTGTTGATTGCGATCTTGCTGCCGGCCTTAGGCGCTGCCCGTAAGTCGGCGCGGCTGATGCAGAACGCAACGCAGGTGCGCGGCCAGCAACAGGGGCTCGTGATCTTTGGCCAAGAAAACAAGGGCTACTACCCCGGGATCAATTCCAAGGGCGACCTGTTCATCGCTGCCGCAGACAACATCTCGGATAAGCCCGGCAACATGGTGCAGGCCCGCTTTGCACTCCTCCTGGAAGGCGATTTTATCTCTGCCGATTACCTCATCAGCCCGGCAGAGAACAACGAGGAGTATGTCCACGAGCCTTACAGTACCGGCAGTGGCTCCTCGTTCCGCAGCAACAACTACTCCTACGCCATGCTTGAGCTAGGCAATGTCCATCCGAGGTTTCAGAACGAGACCACGATAGGCTACCACCGAACACGCGAATGGAACACGGAAAACATCAGCAGCACCGTGATCGTGATCGGCGACCGCCTGCTCTCCTACGACCCCAGCCCGTTTGTCCTGGAAAACTACCGCAATATACATAACGGCGACGGCGGGAAGTACATCGCCTCGCAGGTCTTTAACGATGGACACGCCGAAACCATCAGTACCTTTATCACAGAGACGGAATACAACGGGTACGCCAACGACCGCGACAACGTCTATGCACGGCAGGACGACCCGTTCGGCAACACGCAGAGCCCAGTCTCGCCGGGGGGTGTCAACACTGCAAACTGCATGTTGATCGCCAAGAATGCGTTTGTCGTGTTCAAATCAGACGGCATCATCGAGTAGCACGATCTGGAGCCCCCCTATGTACCCACGCCGACATGCTTTTACACTAATCGAACTCCTGGTGGTCATCTCGATCATCGCACTCCTCATCGCGATCCTGCTGCCTGCGCTGGGTGCGGCCCGGCGGTCGGCCGCGAAGATGAAGAACTCGGTCAGTCTCCGCTCACTACACCAGGCCCAGTCGACATACGCCGTCGATAACAACGGCTACTACACCGGTCTGTTCCCTGACGGCAGCGTCAAGACGACGATCGACTTGGAAAACGAATTTGGCACGGGCACAGGTAGTTTTTTCTTTCAGAACGGCACCTCAGTCCTGCCTCGTTTCGCGATCCTCGCAGATGGAGATTATGTCGCCTACGAACATATCGTCAGTACGCAGGACACCGACCGTGAGGCGTGGGACGGCAATACCACATTCACGCACAGAAACCTCTCGTATGCGGCGCTGGATATCTCGGTCGCCGGCTCATCCTCCCGCCAGGCCTGGCGCAACGACGGAGACAGCCGTACCCCCATCTTCTCCGACCGCAGCACTTCAATCGCGCCGACCAACATCGGCAGCAGTCTGTGGGACAGTGACCAGTGGGAGGGCGGGGTGACTTGGAACGACGGTCACGCCACATTTGAGCCCGAGCCGGTTGTCGGTACAACCTCCTTGGGGGGTGAGACGATTGAAGACGACAACCTGATCGACGAGGCCACCAGCGACAACGGCGAATCGCCCGGTTCACACGTCCGAATGATCAAGTTCAACGAGAACTTTACGAACATTGCGTACCCCGGAGGCTTCCTGCCTTAGTAGTTGATGTAAAAATCATCTCCGCATCTGCAATCAGTATCCCACTCTGAGAAGGAGCTTTCATGCGCGTCCTGTCACTCGCCTTGCTCTTGGCGTTCATCTCACCCCTCGCCAATGCCCAGGCCGACAACCCGCCCAACGTCGTGCTGTTCATGGTCGATGACTTTGGCTGGACCGACTGGCAGTACGACGCCGTACTCAACCCGACCGGCAGCATGCTGTACGAGACGCCCAACATGCTGCGTCTTGCGCAGCACGGGGTGAACTTCACCAACGCCTACTCCGCGAATGCCGTGTGCTCGCCCTCCCGCGCGGCTGTGATAACGGGGAAAGACCCCGCCCGAATACGCATCACCGACTGGATCCCCGGCGGCAACTGGCAGCACCCCACCCTGCAAGACCCGAGCGATTGGGACGTCACGCTGAACGACAGCGAAACTACACTGGCCGAAGCGCTCCAAGAGAATGGCTATGACACCGTGTTTATTGGGAAATGGCACCTCGGGACGAACGGGAGTGACGCCGCGAACCCCTTTCAGAACGGATTCGATGTCAACATCGCTGGCGGACACCGCGGAAATCCGGGAAACTTCTTCGCGGGCGATGATCGCAGCTTCAACCTGCCCGGCATGGCATCGAACTATCAGCCAAGTGCTTATCTTCCCGATGTACTATCTTCGGACGCGATCCGATACCTTCAGGAACGGCCTTCAAGGAACGAAACCGACCCATTCTTTCTGTACATGTCACACTATGCAGTGCACACGCCGATCCAGGCCCCGGCCGCCACGGTCCAGTACTACCAGAACAAGCTGGACGCCGGAGGAGACTTTGGGGAACATGATCATGCCACCTACGCCGCGATGGTCCACCACGTCGATCTGGCGCTAGGCAGACTGATGGATGAGCTTGAGGCGCAGGGGATACTCGATGAGACCCTGATTATCCTTGCGTCCGACAATGGCGGGCTCTGGGCCGCACAGGGTGACCCGACTTCAAACGCCCCGCTCCGAGCCGGGAAAGGCAGCTGGTACGAGGGCGGAATCCGAACACCATTGATCGTCGCGTGGCCCGGCAACAACGCTTTCGTGCAGGGTGTTCTCTGCGACGATGTCATCATCGGCCACGATATCTACACAACCGTTCTTGAACTCACCGGCACCCAAGGCAGCCCGGCACATAACGCAAGCACAGACGGCGTCAGCTTTGCGCCGGGCTTGTGTGGTGAACAGCACGATCGTGGCACAACCTTCTGGCACTACCCGCATATTGCCGACCAGGACCATGCAAGCGAACTTGTATCGGGCGGAACCTATCTGACGGCCGCAAGGTCGGGTGACTGGAAGCTCATGTACTTTTATGCTGACCAGTCCTGGGAGCTATACAACCTCTCCGAAGACCTCGGCGAGACGACAAACCTCGCAGGGGAACACCCCGATATCGTCGCAACGCTCGGCCAGGAGATCGTTGATTACCTGATTGAGATCGACGCACAACTCCCGGTTGATCAGGCGACAGGTGAGCCCGTCGCACCGCCTAGTATCGACCAGCTCGGCCTGGGTGACATCGACAGCGACAGCGTTTCCAACCATGGTGATGTCGAAATCCACTTGGCAAACAGCGCAGCCGATCCCGACGATTACCTCGCTCCACTGGCTGAGGAGTTGAGGAAGACCTGGCCCGACAACCGTACAGTCAATATCGTCTGCCACGGCCACAGTGTGCCTGCGGGCTACTTCCAGACACCGCGGGTCGATACGTTCAACAGCTATCCCCACCTGATGCATGTAGGCCTGAATGAGCGGTACCCCAACGCCGTTATCAATGTCATCGTGACTGCGATCGGCGGGGAAGCATCTCCCGCAGGCGCAGCGCGCTTCGAGCGGGAGGTCTTGAACCATGACCCCGACCTGTTACTGATTGATTACGCATTGAACGACCGGGGCCAGGGGCTCGAACGATCCGAGGCAGCTTGGCGTGAGATGATCGAGGCCGCGTTAGAGCGCAACATCCCAATGATTCTGCTGACGCCAACCGCGGCGCTCCGCGCGGACTTGGCCGACCCTGATGACCCTCTAAACCAGCACGCCGAACTGGTCCGAGCCCTCGCGAAAGAGTACGGCGTCGCGTTGGTGGATAGCTACGCCGGCTTCAAGCAGCACGTCGCGGACGGCGGGGACTTACTGGAACTCATGAGCCATGGTGTGCATCCCAACCGGGCCGGCCACGATCTCGTTGCCCAGCGCCTGCTGTGTTGGTTCCCGTCGGAGTAAGAACTGAGTGCCCGTCAGAACTGTATGTGCACC
The sequence above is a segment of the Phycisphaeraceae bacterium D3-23 genome. Coding sequences within it:
- a CDS encoding aminotransferase class V-fold PLP-dependent enzyme; translation: MIYLNNAATTWPKPEPVCKAIDDAVRNMSTPGRTHSAEGDDTANAMEDARKTIAGFLGIDNPSRFAMMPGCTYATNAAIQGLAWEHGDAAIISGLEHHASSRAIRLVAERRDISFHVSPYQVGSPLDLDYIEAKIKEGNIRVVICTMAANVTGEILPYAELTALCKRYGTTLLLDAAQSAGIIDFKVRDLDPDLMVFAGHKGMYGPTGIGGLYVKEGVQLAPFAVGGTGKDSGRHPMSGKMPSEFEVGTHNAIGIAGLAAGVKWLEENGVTKVRKHEMALTLRFIDGLDDVPGAHVYGTKDCDQKVAVVSCNFKGRDPKDVAAYLSEKHEVATRAGYHCSPLAHETIGTLPGPGTIRFGFGYFNTEDEVDQVLNHLKAMEAVGV
- a CDS encoding PEP-CTERM sorting domain-containing protein: MMTRTLLASLVAVGLAGASHAAIVTYTAGDINGGVLTTTSFTDGDITLTPFVNGVQTTFNDNVTRLGIVGGSNNNAFTDPDTDPGNGNEETLEFIFSATSGLTGFDWDFARADGPGANDGVFISGFTADPGATLGGPGAVSANPNTVSYDAGTGTLQIDITGANFGGNVDSIAFSNPGASAGQTLTLVATDTTQSGAQLPIRSISFENQVPEPGSLALLGLGGLMIARRRRG
- a CDS encoding sigma-70 family RNA polymerase sigma factor, which gives rise to MSVTPETILKLMLRERIRLVAYITTIVGDRHHAEDLFQDLSVEALKKAETINDEDHLLGWLRTGARFRAIDHLRRQAARPLSFSPELAQKLDAAWEAAPRDDATDQIDALRDCLDELTPRAKKMVELRYQDGLTGTELAERVKRTPNAVYIAIADP
- a CDS encoding phosphotransferase, giving the protein MQTISQDPYETLIDAATVLSQDAHGPKVYALADGTVLKLFRHKRLLSSSRVWPYAKRFELAAKALAKRGIPCVQVIKVARVPHLKRDMVVYTYLAGETLRAMLVDAMAANDTAARDALLEQHAAFLAKLHQARIYFRAVHFNNVIVTPDNTLGLIDISEVWPFPFPLNPLQRARNLRPMLKYDEDRAALTGYGLKRFVNDYLTHAQLTPPSKLLFNAWVAGFHRGKA
- a CDS encoding FecR family protein translates to MSDAATPPPAGPLSEDAFRALCLRYHAGEIDARGFEELCAELDASDERRAVFVETAMQAEAMHQVYDHAAAEQTAAELGIADDDEFDIMSEVVASALAERRKHELEDEANRQLAAQLAEDARNRRFELRRNAAPEPVKRVVVMPKAVVWLGAAAVLGLLATVITLLNPSTPSNTPSRADSERTPTSRSTAPPVLATLVYSLDARWADDADAWSGRLGLRQGEHRLAEGLVEIELADGVRVVLEAPVAFTLTGTNAMELAQGRLVAHVPPSGYGFSVDTPTARIVDYGTEFGVETDGYRATQVHVFRGEVRAASRVEGVVVGEPRPVMAQQAAVIDAGGASITLVDFDEASFERRVAKRLDLADMIVGGDGTTGRRDIGIHPLTGAIARGIGSAPNAMIMLGTGEARPVPGSPFVARVFIPSTHGSLSGLPAGLDLPGLPRTNGVGFGLLWCGEQLPAESPNPATPVTNNIVGYDFDGPDHQSLIMHANVGLVIDLDAIRDANPGMRIASVSAVIGNTAGQNPADPALPLRTEFLVLLDNDLVAHERFASTDPARRHAAELDIEIAQGQRYLTLVSADAGDQNHRDWLVVGDPIIFLEPIP
- a CDS encoding prepilin-type N-terminal cleavage/methylation domain-containing protein — encoded protein: MSDLDFEPFCKECTMLKRGFTLIELLVVISIIALLIAILLPALGAARKSARLMQNATQVRGQQQGLVIFGQENKGYYPGINSKGDLFIAAADNISDKPGNMVQARFALLLEGDFISADYLISPAENNEEYVHEPYSTGSGSSFRSNNYSYAMLELGNVHPRFQNETTIGYHRTREWNTENISSTVIVIGDRLLSYDPSPFVLENYRNIHNGDGGKYIASQVFNDGHAETISTFITETEYNGYANDRDNVYARQDDPFGNTQSPVSPGGVNTANCMLIAKNAFVVFKSDGIIE
- a CDS encoding prepilin-type N-terminal cleavage/methylation domain-containing protein, translated to MYPRRHAFTLIELLVVISIIALLIAILLPALGAARRSAAKMKNSVSLRSLHQAQSTYAVDNNGYYTGLFPDGSVKTTIDLENEFGTGTGSFFFQNGTSVLPRFAILADGDYVAYEHIVSTQDTDREAWDGNTTFTHRNLSYAALDISVAGSSSRQAWRNDGDSRTPIFSDRSTSIAPTNIGSSLWDSDQWEGGVTWNDGHATFEPEPVVGTTSLGGETIEDDNLIDEATSDNGESPGSHVRMIKFNENFTNIAYPGGFLP
- a CDS encoding sulfatase-like hydrolase/transferase, with product MRVLSLALLLAFISPLANAQADNPPNVVLFMVDDFGWTDWQYDAVLNPTGSMLYETPNMLRLAQHGVNFTNAYSANAVCSPSRAAVITGKDPARIRITDWIPGGNWQHPTLQDPSDWDVTLNDSETTLAEALQENGYDTVFIGKWHLGTNGSDAANPFQNGFDVNIAGGHRGNPGNFFAGDDRSFNLPGMASNYQPSAYLPDVLSSDAIRYLQERPSRNETDPFFLYMSHYAVHTPIQAPAATVQYYQNKLDAGGDFGEHDHATYAAMVHHVDLALGRLMDELEAQGILDETLIILASDNGGLWAAQGDPTSNAPLRAGKGSWYEGGIRTPLIVAWPGNNAFVQGVLCDDVIIGHDIYTTVLELTGTQGSPAHNASTDGVSFAPGLCGEQHDRGTTFWHYPHIADQDHASELVSGGTYLTAARSGDWKLMYFYADQSWELYNLSEDLGETTNLAGEHPDIVATLGQEIVDYLIEIDAQLPVDQATGEPVAPPSIDQLGLGDIDSDSVSNHGDVEIHLANSAADPDDYLAPLAEELRKTWPDNRTVNIVCHGHSVPAGYFQTPRVDTFNSYPHLMHVGLNERYPNAVINVIVTAIGGEASPAGAARFEREVLNHDPDLLLIDYALNDRGQGLERSEAAWREMIEAALERNIPMILLTPTAALRADLADPDDPLNQHAELVRALAKEYGVALVDSYAGFKQHVADGGDLLELMSHGVHPNRAGHDLVAQRLLCWFPSE
- a CDS encoding DUF1559 domain-containing protein; the encoded protein is MLKRGFTLIELLVVISIIALLIAILLPALGMARASARAAVCMSNFRQIGIAQMVYVQDYHYYPPSWDLATGEVYWMASLREYTEGSEDIFFCPSAVAEAKWSKQLGSGQSAEWGYVDDEVRQRTGPGNSDPFSYGMNNGGSHDGFLPPLGLNHSINQPFVLFEETVSPSEFICYGDTSVDGVYDHFIDEDVPGEYPDPRHVGGVCNILYADGHAAPERQDDLIDPTNSSPDIRRRWNNDNQPH